A section of the Engraulis encrasicolus isolate BLACKSEA-1 chromosome 8, IST_EnEncr_1.0, whole genome shotgun sequence genome encodes:
- the LOC134454802 gene encoding uncharacterized protein LOC134454802, translated as MYNCIYRPTVLAEITKYIQREYQPPGQTASGQKIQFAAAINVPSTFCERFQNNFLSGESDSNTVKEKLRTEYLYQGQKLIVATPQNIGKGSGAVHSERKLLICDDNNRGGTPMKNLLARDKDGCAVFYTHNSPCLEFCLNQVKDDNEVNKERIKKQRNEKKDPDNQRDVARAVQKCILNSLDMMANHKGMKAFVFSEVYDLDLTERVKLETALTKVAKKVPLFKCNGDSCVQCLIGNVFNNLCLP; from the exons ATGTATAACTGCATCTACAG GCCCACTGTCCTCGCTGAGATCACCAAATACATCCAGAGAGA GTATCAACCACCTGGTCAGACTGCCTCTGGTCAGAAAATTCAGTTCGCTGCAGCGATAAACGTCCCAAGCACATTTTGTGAGAGGTTTCAGAACAACTTCCTTTCCGGCGAGAGTGACAGTAACACTGTGAAAGAAAAACTCCGCACAGAGTACCTCTATCAAGGCCAAAAGCTGATTGTTGCCACTCCACAGAATATCGGTAAAGGGTCGGGAGCAGTGCATTCAGAGCGTAAGTTGCTGATATGTGACGACAACAACCGTGGTGGAACTCCCATGAAGAACCTGCTGGCAAGGGACAAAGATGGCTGTGCCGTGTTCTACACCCACAACTCCCCATGCCTGGAATTCTGCCTGAACCAAGTTAAAGATGACAACGAAGTCaacaaagaaagaataaaaaaacaacgaaatgaaaaaaaagatccTGACAATCAACGCGATGTCGCTCGTGCTGTGCAGAAGTGCATCCTGAACTCTCTCGACATGATGGCCAACCATAAGGGTATGAAGGCCTTTGTGTTCAGTGAGGTCTATGACCTAGACCTTACAGAGAGGGTGAAGCTGGAAACTGCATTGACCAAAGTGGCAAAGAAGGTCCCCCTCTTCAAGTGCAACGGAGACTCCTGTGTCCAGTGCCTGATTGGCAATGTTTTCAATAACCTATGCCTGCCGTAA